A region of the Thiomicrorhabdus sp. genome:
TTTCTCGAGTACTCGGCGTTTTTGTTGGTGGGTCAGCTTGCGTTTGGCCATTCTGTTTATTGGTTACCTGATATTGAATTCATTACTGTTTTAGTCTAACAGGGCATTAATTTTGGCGGCCATAATCATGTCGTTCATGGTTAAGCCTTTTGCTGAATGAGTGGTTAAACTTATCTCACAGCTATTGTAGTCAAAACAAATTTTAGGATGATGATCTTCTCTATTGGCTAACCAAGTTACCGCATTTACAAAAGCAATGGTTTGATGATAGTTTTTAAACTGAAATGTTTTTTCAATGCTTGCGTAGTTAAGTGGTGCATCCCAACCTTTTAAAACACTTAAATTACTTTCAATTGTTGGAATAATAATGGGTTTAGAGCCTTTAGGCATATCTGTGCAATGTTGATTTAACAGTTCTTTAATTAGAGGGGATAATGTATCGCTCATTGTTTAAATCCTAAAATATTGATGTGTATAAATTTACGGTTTTCTATTTTTTTAATATTGGGTTTTATAATGACTTATTCAAGTCTAGTTTTACTCTACTTTTAGACTTTGCATCATCATTTAATCAACTTTAACCCGTTTTTGATAATGATTTTAAGTGCTCAATTCTAATTTTTGCTGGCGGGTGACTATCATGATAAGCAGAAAATACTGGGTCAGGCGTCAAGGTGCTAGCATTGTCTCGGTACATTTTTAATAGAGCTGAAATCAGATGTTCGGCTCCAACATGTTGAGCAGCGAACGCATCAGCCTCAAACTCGTGTTTGCGGCTTTTCATTGCCCCAATTGGCCCCATAAAAAAGAACATAACAGGTACGGCTGTCATAAATAATAAAAGGGCAATTGCTGGCGATTGATCTTGCATACCCAGGCCTGTATAAAACTGTGGCAATTGAATTAACCAACCTAATAAAGCCAATCCGATTAAGCTGTAGATTGTACCTTCAATTAAACGTTTGCGAATATGACCGTGTTTAAAATGGCCAAGTTCATGAGCAAGAACCGCCTCGACTTCTTCTGGCGTTAAGGTTTCTAGCAAAGTGTCAAAGAAGACAATGCGCTTGTTTTTACCCATGCCGGTAAAATAGGCATTA
Encoded here:
- a CDS encoding 4a-hydroxytetrahydrobiopterin dehydratase, with the protein product MSDTLSPLIKELLNQHCTDMPKGSKPIIIPTIESNLSVLKGWDAPLNYASIEKTFQFKNYHQTIAFVNAVTWLANREDHHPKICFDYNSCEISLTTHSAKGLTMNDMIMAAKINALLD